The Bacteroidia bacterium genome segment CGGACAAACCATGATTATGCGCAGCTTTGTGGATGAAGACGCTTTGCACAAAAAGCTTCAAGAAAACAAAAAACGTCCCGTAAAAGTTTCTTCTTTCCAAAAACGATTGGAAGAAATTTCAAAACAACAACAAGCACAACGCAAAAAATAATTTTCGGCGCACTTGGCTATTGCATGGTTTTAGTAGTATAATTACTATGCGAGACTTAAAAAATAAGATTTTGAATGCTTTCTTAATCGAGTAACATATTTGTAACTCGATATAATAAAACGCGCTTCATTCCGTTACAGAAAAAAGTGCTTACTTTGCCTTGATGATGCGAAAATTATTCTCTCTTTTTTTACTTTCCTTTTCTTTCGTTGCGTCAGCTCAAATTGGCGGAAGCGGCACCTACGAATTTTTGAACCTTCCTGTTTCTGCCAGAACAGCTTCTTTGGGTGGAAACATTATGAGCGTAAAGGACGATGATATCAACGCAAGTTTTCAGAATCCATCACTTTTAAATCCTACTATGGACAATAGTTTGAGTTTAAGTTATATCAATTATTTTGCAGGAATTAATTACGGAAATGCTGCTTACGCGAAGGATTTTGAAAAAATAGGCACCTTCAGTCTTGGCATGAAATTTATCAATTACGGAACATTTACGCAAGCCGATCAAACAGGTCAAATTACAGGTACTTTTAAAGCTGCTGAATATTTATTCAACATTGGCTATTCCAAACAATTAGATTCTTGCTTCTCGATAGGAGCCAATTTAAAAACCATTTATTCTTCGCTGGCGCAATATGCCTCTTTCGGTAATGCCATTGATCTTGGTGGAACTTATTACAATGCAAAAAGCAAATTTTCTATTGCAGCTGTTATCGCAAACTTAGGAACACAATGGAAAACCTATACTCCCGGAAACCACGAACCACTGCCTTTAGACGTACAAATAGGGATTTCAAAACAACCCAAACACGCCCCTTTTCGATTATCCATTATTGCACAGCATTTACAAAAATGGAATTTAACTTATTCCGATCCGAGCGACACTGCTACGATAGATCCTAGTACAGGACAAAGCATTACATCGTCTGCTCCAAAATGGGCTTTCGGCGATAATTTAATACGCCATTTAGTACTGGGTGGCGAATTATTGATTACTAAAAATTTTAATCTCCGTTTGGGATTTAATTATGAACGCAGAAAAGAACTGGAATTGGTAACTCGAACAGGATTAGATGGATTTTCATATGGCTTTGGGTTTAAAATTTCGAAATTCCAGTTGAGCTACGGGCATGCCGTTTACAGCTTAGCTGGAGGCTCTAACCATTTCACCATCAGTCTCCACCTTTCCGAATTTATGGCGCGAAAACAAAATTGAAAAATTAATTTTTCAAACTGTTTTTGTAAGTCTATTTTCATAAATTATTTTTCAAATTCCAAATTTACAACTCCACTTCTAAGATTTAATATTCATATCTTTGTTCCCTCAAAAAATCATTTTATGATCGAAGAATTAGAAAAAGTAAATTGTTTGATTA includes the following:
- the porQ gene encoding type IX secretion system protein PorQ gives rise to the protein MMRKLFSLFLLSFSFVASAQIGGSGTYEFLNLPVSARTASLGGNIMSVKDDDINASFQNPSLLNPTMDNSLSLSYINYFAGINYGNAAYAKDFEKIGTFSLGMKFINYGTFTQADQTGQITGTFKAAEYLFNIGYSKQLDSCFSIGANLKTIYSSLAQYASFGNAIDLGGTYYNAKSKFSIAAVIANLGTQWKTYTPGNHEPLPLDVQIGISKQPKHAPFRLSIIAQHLQKWNLTYSDPSDTATIDPSTGQSITSSAPKWAFGDNLIRHLVLGGELLITKNFNLRLGFNYERRKELELVTRTGLDGFSYGFGFKISKFQLSYGHAVYSLAGGSNHFTISLHLSEFMARKQN